A genomic window from Methanobrevibacter sp. TLL-48-HuF1 includes:
- a CDS encoding 6-carboxytetrahydropterin synthase produces MKIMINGIQSNLRFSSAHVIPGHESCGYIHGHSYFVDVEIEGERAGEFEFVVDFKDVKSYTKAICNELDHRLLIPVYNNLIDIKDFDKKTDSIFDLKEEKTVYFKIAGKGYSIPSEDCVFLPLPYSSAEELSKFFAETLAKKLAEKYDNLEYVAVGVNEGIGQGAVYKKVLDD; encoded by the coding sequence ATGAAAATTATGATTAATGGTATACAATCTAATTTAAGGTTCTCTTCAGCTCATGTTATTCCAGGTCATGAATCTTGCGGTTATATCCATGGACATTCTTATTTTGTCGATGTGGAAATTGAAGGGGAACGTGCAGGAGAATTTGAATTTGTAGTGGATTTTAAAGATGTTAAATCATATACTAAAGCAATCTGTAATGAATTGGATCACAGATTATTAATTCCTGTTTACAATAATTTAATAGATATTAAAGATTTTGATAAAAAAACAGATTCCATTTTTGATTTAAAAGAAGAAAAAACAGTTTATTTCAAAATAGCTGGAAAAGGATATTCAATTCCTAGTGAAGATTGTGTTTTCTTACCTCTTCCTTATTCTTCTGCTGAAGAGTTATCTAAATTCTTTGCTGAAACATTAGCTAAAAAATTAGCTGAAAAATATGATAATCTGGAATATGTTGCAGTTGGAGTTAATGAGGGAATCGGACAGGGTGCAGTTTATAAAAAAGTGCTTGATGATTAA
- a CDS encoding phosphopantothenoylcysteine decarboxylase has product MSMGGTYEPIDPIRGITNKSSGKMGLELAKQAYIRGFDVTLIVANVSVKIPSVFDVIKVETAGEMNDVIKELIPTQDIFISTAAVSDFKFEDKEIHKIDSSKALSINLKPTIKIIRQIKELNPNIFLVGFKAEVNISKKDIIASAKQQIKDAGTDLVIANDVSDENCHFGSDNNKVWIVDDDIVSVPLSSKKEVANIIFDVILEKF; this is encoded by the coding sequence ATAAGTATGGGTGGAACTTATGAACCGATTGATCCAATAAGAGGAATAACTAACAAGTCCTCTGGAAAAATGGGTTTGGAATTAGCTAAACAGGCTTATATTCGTGGATTTGATGTTACATTAATTGTAGCTAATGTTAGTGTAAAAATTCCTTCTGTATTTGATGTTATTAAAGTTGAAACAGCTGGAGAAATGAATGATGTGATTAAAGAATTAATTCCTACACAGGATATTTTTATTTCAACAGCTGCTGTTTCTGATTTTAAATTTGAAGATAAGGAAATTCATAAAATAGATTCTTCAAAAGCATTGTCTATAAATTTAAAGCCAACTATTAAAATCATTCGCCAAATTAAAGAACTGAATCCCAATATCTTTTTAGTTGGATTTAAGGCCGAAGTTAATATTTCTAAGAAAGATATAATAGCCAGTGCAAAGCAGCAAATTAAAGATGCCGGAACTGATTTGGTAATAGCCAATGATGTTAGTGACGAGAACTGTCATTTCGGTTCAGACAATAATAAGGTGTGGATTGTAGATGATGATATTGTAAGTGTTCCGCTATCTTCAAAAAAAGAAGTAGCCAATATAATCTTTGATGTTATTTTGGAAAAA
- a CDS encoding 7-carboxy-7-deazaguanine synthase QueE: protein MKAPIIEIFSSFQGEGLFIGQRQIFVRFAGCNLNCNYCDTNDSKSEKSGKLMTVEEVLAAIENIRTPDCHVISFTGGEPSLYPEFINEIASRTDLKILLETNGTLPEKINSIEKLDIVSLDIKLPEHFNNDFDKDIFINEIKSVNLLMAKSIMLYCKVVVLPSTKTKLIQEVMEKLSNNISSKNNLQIIIQPSSPLDDWGNSNSNSKLFEFSEIVGQYFEVSTIPQVHKILNIE, encoded by the coding sequence ATGAAAGCTCCAATAATTGAAATTTTTTCAAGTTTTCAAGGGGAAGGCCTTTTCATAGGTCAAAGACAGATTTTTGTTAGATTTGCAGGTTGTAACTTAAATTGCAACTATTGTGATACTAATGACAGTAAATCTGAAAAATCAGGAAAATTAATGACAGTTGAAGAAGTTTTAGCAGCTATTGAAAATATCAGAACTCCTGACTGCCATGTAATTTCTTTTACTGGTGGTGAACCTAGTTTATATCCTGAATTTATTAATGAAATTGCTAGCAGGACTGATTTGAAAATTCTTCTGGAAACAAACGGTACTTTACCTGAAAAAATTAATTCTATTGAAAAATTAGACATTGTATCATTAGATATTAAATTACCTGAACATTTTAACAATGATTTTGATAAAGATATTTTTATCAACGAAATCAAATCAGTAAATTTATTAATGGCAAAGTCTATAATGTTATATTGTAAAGTAGTTGTATTGCCTTCAACAAAAACAAAATTAATTCAAGAGGTAATGGAAAAATTATCTAATAATATTTCAAGCAAAAACAATCTTCAAATAATTATCCAGCCATCCAGTCCTTTAGATGATTGGGGTAATTCTAATTCTAATTCTAAATTATTTGAATTTTCAGAAATTGTTGGGCAATATTTTGAAGTATCCACCATTCCACAAGTACACAAGATATTGAATATTGAGTGA
- a CDS encoding DNA polymerase subunit beta, with protein sequence MKQVRTRDFIYSTDGLFFASTNYVHPDDRFISFLRYIPDPNGDREKEGKRYRKVTSDEAYSYLRENHPDYLYFCDVTNVEMMGVPKDKVAKIIKPEERLAELRDAFNKGEELKNPEIMAKLMDVSDFFHYVADIPYENLGISGSILPGLHKEDVSDIDFVIFGLENHRKAMKAFRENKGKNVHIDEIDKDITVKGIVDEFWEKVYNKRMKDSSLTMDEFKWYENRKGNRGTIDGTLFDILCTKNYDEISGKWGDTVYEPLGIAQIECDIASALGAFDNPSLYTIENLKILDGVEAPISEVVSFTHTYAGEVIDKEHVIAKGKVEKVISEGKNDSYRLVVGTTRESMDEYVKLKESPA encoded by the coding sequence ATGAAACAAGTTAGAACAAGAGATTTTATTTATTCAACTGATGGACTGTTTTTTGCTTCTACAAACTATGTCCATCCTGACGATAGATTTATCTCATTTTTAAGATATATACCTGACCCAAATGGAGACAGGGAAAAAGAAGGTAAAAGATACAGAAAAGTTACATCTGATGAAGCTTACAGTTACTTAAGAGAAAATCATCCAGACTATTTATACTTCTGTGATGTGACAAATGTTGAAATGATGGGTGTTCCTAAAGACAAAGTAGCTAAAATTATTAAACCTGAAGAAAGACTAGCTGAACTTAGAGATGCTTTCAATAAAGGAGAAGAGTTAAAAAATCCTGAAATAATGGCTAAATTAATGGATGTAAGTGACTTTTTCCATTATGTTGCAGACATACCTTATGAAAACTTAGGAATTTCCGGATCCATCCTTCCAGGACTTCACAAGGAAGATGTTTCTGATATTGACTTTGTAATCTTCGGACTGGAAAATCATAGAAAAGCTATGAAAGCATTTAGAGAAAATAAAGGTAAAAATGTCCATATTGATGAAATTGACAAAGATATCACTGTAAAAGGAATTGTAGATGAATTCTGGGAAAAAGTCTACAACAAACGTATGAAAGATTCCAGTTTGACTATGGACGAATTCAAATGGTATGAAAACAGAAAAGGAAACAGAGGAACTATAGACGGAACCCTATTTGATATTTTATGCACTAAAAATTATGATGAAATCAGCGGCAAATGGGGAGATACTGTTTATGAACCATTAGGAATAGCTCAAATCGAATGTGATATTGCAAGTGCACTTGGTGCATTTGATAATCCTTCATTATACACTATTGAAAACTTAAAAATACTTGATGGAGTTGAAGCGCCAATATCTGAAGTTGTTTCATTTACCCATACATATGCCGGCGAAGTTATTGACAAAGAACATGTCATAGCTAAAGGAAAAGTCGAAAAAGTCATTAGTGAAGGTAAAAACGATTCCTACAGACTTGTTGTTGGAACCACCAGAGAATCCATGGACGAATATGTCAAACTCAAAGAAAGTCCGGCATGA
- a CDS encoding PsbP-related protein produces MKKNIICGVIIIVAIICVFGYLIMNNVSTSDITGGSGDNTTKMLSSSKGGVMVQYPSDWVLSESTSNDSVIALAKSDSIDSSKVGQVTINVEKQPIEGSFDSFINQTYTAMQHDSSFNLTSSGQVLIGDKNATEYVYTSNINGVVKEHKALWFDKGDQAYVVLYSAPIDKFDENLNSFNYILENMQIGA; encoded by the coding sequence ATGAAGAAAAATATTATATGTGGAGTTATAATAATTGTAGCAATTATTTGTGTGTTTGGATACTTGATTATGAATAATGTATCTACTTCTGACATTACTGGAGGTAGTGGTGATAACACTACCAAAATGTTAAGTTCTTCCAAAGGAGGGGTTATGGTTCAATATCCTTCTGACTGGGTACTTTCTGAATCGACTTCAAATGATTCTGTAATTGCTCTTGCAAAATCCGACTCTATAGATTCATCTAAAGTAGGGCAAGTTACCATCAATGTTGAAAAACAGCCTATTGAGGGAAGTTTTGATTCATTTATAAATCAAACTTACACTGCAATGCAGCATGATTCCTCTTTTAATTTGACATCTTCTGGTCAGGTTTTAATTGGAGATAAGAATGCTACTGAATATGTTTATACATCTAATATTAATGGAGTAGTTAAAGAACACAAAGCTCTATGGTTTGATAAGGGCGACCAAGCTTATGTTGTATTGTATAGTGCACCAATTGATAAATTTGATGAAAATCTAAATTCATTTAATTATATTTTAGAAAATATGCAAATTGGTGCATAA
- a CDS encoding flavoprotein, with the protein MIILCVTGSIAATESIKLARELKRNDVEVKCFMSEAACDIITPNAMEFATGNEVVTELTGKIEHVKYSQEDLILVAPATANTISKFAYKIADNPISTLLITAYGHDTPILFVPSMHDSMFKAIKGSIDKIKKEGSASFIKPKMDEGKAKFPDKEDIVLEALRTINLNK; encoded by the coding sequence ATGATTATATTATGTGTTACGGGTAGTATTGCAGCTACTGAATCTATTAAATTAGCTAGAGAACTTAAAAGAAATGATGTGGAAGTTAAATGTTTTATGAGCGAAGCTGCTTGTGACATTATAACTCCAAATGCTATGGAATTTGCAACGGGTAATGAAGTAGTGACTGAGTTGACTGGTAAGATTGAGCATGTTAAATATTCTCAAGAGGATTTGATATTAGTTGCTCCAGCTACTGCAAATACTATAAGCAAATTTGCATATAAGATAGCTGATAATCCAATTTCTACACTTTTGATTACTGCATATGGGCATGACACTCCAATTTTGTTTGTTCCGTCAATGCATGATTCAATGTTTAAGGCTATTAAAGGCAGCATTGATAAAATTAAAAAAGAGGGCTCTGCTTCATTTATCAAACCTAAAATGGATGAAGGTAAAGCAAAATTCCCAGATAAAGAAGATATAGTTTTAGAAGCATTAAGAACAATTAATTTAAATAAATGA
- a CDS encoding endoglucanase: MPNDKEKLLRVMRSLDADYAHGKISEEKYRYFRSKYEDKLNTLDARDATNRIRSMQGKPSGKRKTNPKPPKLNRKKKEEQDLVQKYIINPKKGDKSLNKEKKQPMDNSTFRLVAVLVLVIGFTAGIGYGVLTFDFGNISVTDAQAIVEDTAFPEVEEVKVNDTSNDSVQVGDTYTSDNSYDSGDTYSSQGSENYDSGWSEDSGSGSGSDTGSYESSGAGSEGG, encoded by the coding sequence ATGCCAAATGATAAAGAGAAACTTCTAAGAGTTATGCGTAGTTTGGATGCAGACTATGCTCATGGTAAGATTTCTGAAGAAAAATACAGATATTTTCGCTCTAAATATGAAGATAAACTCAATACATTAGATGCTCGTGATGCTACTAATAGAATTAGGTCTATGCAGGGTAAACCATCTGGTAAAAGAAAAACTAACCCTAAACCTCCTAAGCTTAATAGAAAGAAAAAAGAGGAGCAAGATTTGGTTCAAAAATATATTATTAATCCAAAAAAAGGTGATAAATCTTTAAATAAAGAGAAAAAACAACCTATGGATAATAGTACTTTTAGATTAGTTGCAGTTTTAGTTTTAGTAATTGGATTTACTGCAGGCATCGGTTACGGAGTTTTAACTTTTGACTTTGGAAATATTTCAGTAACTGATGCACAAGCTATTGTTGAGGATACAGCATTTCCTGAAGTTGAGGAAGTTAAAGTAAATGATACGAGTAATGATTCTGTTCAAGTTGGAGATACTTACACTTCAGATAATTCATATGATAGTGGAGATACATACTCTAGTCAAGGTTCTGAAAATTATGATTCTGGGTGGAGTGAGGATTCTGGGTCAGGAAGTGGTTCTGACACAGGAAGTTATGAATCTTCAGGTGCTGGATCTGAAGGTGGATAG
- the pheA gene encoding prephenate dehydratase: protein MCINISFLGPKGTFTHEAAHMLGKNLVPYCTIPAVMESVSGGECQFGVVPIENSIEGPVGLTLDSLAHKFDLKIFKEIVIPINQNLIVNPETTMDDITDVYSHSQAIAQCQEFIQSNKISPHYAVSTASAAKSILGDKTKAAIGNSKAAEIYDLVILKPNIQDIDNNETRFVVLSKNDHEPTDRDKTSIIFSIYEDKPGMLYKILGVFEKEHVNLTKIESRPSKKGLGKYLFFVDFYGHRTDKTVQNILNELGGLTYFLKVLGSYPEF, encoded by the coding sequence ATGTGTATTAATATTTCATTTTTAGGTCCAAAAGGAACTTTTACTCATGAAGCGGCCCACATGCTTGGGAAAAATTTAGTTCCGTACTGCACTATTCCTGCAGTGATGGAAAGTGTTTCAGGGGGGGAGTGTCAGTTTGGAGTGGTACCAATTGAAAACTCTATTGAAGGTCCTGTGGGACTTACTTTAGATTCTCTAGCTCATAAATTTGATTTAAAAATATTTAAAGAAATAGTAATTCCAATTAATCAAAATTTAATTGTTAATCCTGAAACGACTATGGATGATATAACTGATGTATACTCTCATTCTCAAGCAATAGCTCAATGTCAGGAGTTTATTCAGAGTAATAAAATAAGTCCTCATTATGCTGTAAGTACGGCAAGTGCAGCTAAAAGTATTTTGGGAGATAAAACAAAAGCAGCTATTGGAAATTCTAAAGCTGCTGAGATTTATGATTTGGTAATCCTTAAACCAAATATTCAGGATATTGATAATAATGAAACACGTTTTGTTGTTTTATCGAAAAATGATCATGAACCTACTGATAGAGATAAAACTTCAATAATATTTTCTATTTATGAAGATAAACCAGGAATGCTTTATAAGATATTGGGAGTTTTTGAAAAAGAACATGTTAACTTAACAAAAATTGAATCAAGACCCTCTAAAAAAGGTTTAGGCAAATATTTATTCTTTGTTGATTTTTATGGTCATAGAACTGATAAAACAGTTCAGAATATTTTAAATGAACTGGGTGGGCTTACTTACTTTTTAAAAGTTTTAGGTTCTTATCCGGAGTTTTAG
- a CDS encoding DUF5612 domain-containing protein → MENYSLTIKSDEKKGVLDDITSIIVAHEVNISYTHLFIEKNNVGTIDLELENVEDIDSLIADLELLKEVKSVEIHSSQSNIYGKRIIIVGGGAQVSQVALGAITEADRHNIRGERISVDTLPIVGEENIAEATDAVSRLPRAHVLVLAGSLMGGEISEAVKKIKKEKGVIVISLNMPGSVTEYADLIITDPVQAGVLAVMAIADTAVFDIKKLHGNIKY, encoded by the coding sequence ATGGAAAATTATAGTTTAACTATTAAATCTGACGAAAAAAAAGGAGTTTTAGATGATATTACTTCAATTATAGTTGCTCATGAAGTTAATATTAGCTATACTCATCTTTTCATTGAAAAAAATAATGTAGGTACAATAGATTTAGAGCTTGAAAATGTAGAAGATATTGATTCATTAATAGCTGATTTGGAATTGCTTAAAGAAGTCAAGTCTGTAGAAATTCATTCTTCCCAATCAAATATTTATGGAAAACGGATTATTATTGTTGGTGGGGGAGCGCAAGTATCTCAAGTAGCTTTAGGAGCAATTACTGAAGCTGATAGGCATAATATTCGTGGAGAACGTATTAGTGTAGATACTCTTCCGATTGTTGGTGAAGAAAATATAGCTGAAGCTACTGATGCTGTATCCAGACTTCCAAGAGCACATGTTTTAGTATTGGCAGGTTCTTTAATGGGCGGAGAAATATCTGAGGCTGTCAAAAAAATAAAAAAAGAAAAAGGTGTAATTGTAATTTCCTTAAATATGCCTGGAAGTGTTACAGAGTATGCAGATTTAATTATAACTGATCCTGTACAGGCAGGGGTACTTGCTGTAATGGCAATAGCTGATACTGCAGTCTTTGATATTAAAAAACTTCATGGAAATATTAAATATTAA
- a CDS encoding DUF366 family protein — translation MTIIHRHIDDIFEYDGSQINPSWAFNEFGIYGSSVITWVGPVNITPDNLKDFADVGLEIKSNYMINFICEFFDCQPANMRIAYLRQRLLVMIFREVLFEKGIVSKREGDDIFVENRKLSISIASASLSSMKIHFALNLEDKGTPDDVETIGLFDIKDEAGNQIFNKDNLTDLVNDVAGRYIDELETIEKDISKTNLL, via the coding sequence ATGACTATTATTCACAGACATATTGATGATATTTTCGAGTATGATGGAAGTCAGATTAATCCTTCCTGGGCTTTTAATGAATTTGGAATTTACGGATCATCTGTTATTACTTGGGTAGGTCCTGTAAATATCACTCCTGATAATTTAAAGGATTTTGCAGATGTTGGACTTGAAATTAAATCTAATTATATGATTAATTTTATTTGTGAATTTTTTGACTGCCAACCTGCAAACATGAGAATAGCTTACCTTCGCCAAAGACTGCTTGTTATGATTTTTAGAGAAGTTCTATTTGAAAAAGGAATTGTTTCTAAAAGGGAAGGTGATGATATCTTTGTGGAAAATAGAAAATTAAGTATTTCGATAGCTAGTGCATCTTTAAGTTCCATGAAAATACATTTTGCTCTAAATTTAGAGGATAAGGGAACTCCAGATGATGTTGAAACTATTGGTCTTTTCGATATTAAAGATGAAGCAGGTAATCAGATATTTAACAAAGATAACTTAACTGACTTAGTTAATGATGTTGCCGGCAGATATATTGATGAATTAGAAACAATTGAAAAAGATATTAGTAAAACTAACTTATTATAA
- a CDS encoding Dna2/Cas4 domain-containing protein, whose product MINISSIKMHMYCPMKLYLKTHVDISQNNEYQLYNEIKNLKIDIQDLLQKNMRKLKKSMDLNEIETALGQNIAAYTENNIDTIKNLKLDITQEQIGEITDETYFNIKILSLKAKKAMNILDKNGMEIVEMFFPNCMYSYLMKDKQLDLVGICDKIEIIDGKYYPISFKSSKPPLKGIWDSDAIELAANAILIEEEFDTEVFVGFVKYSKIDDKRPVIMDMNLRKGLFSVLNEVKEIIINKKIPKVKINEKKCRNCEYYAICTKD is encoded by the coding sequence ATGATAAATATATCATCAATAAAAATGCATATGTACTGCCCAATGAAATTATATCTAAAAACACATGTAGACATCTCTCAAAATAATGAATATCAGTTGTATAATGAAATTAAAAATCTTAAAATAGATATTCAGGATTTATTGCAGAAAAATATGCGTAAACTAAAGAAAAGTATGGATTTAAATGAAATAGAAACTGCTTTAGGTCAAAATATAGCTGCATACACAGAAAATAACATAGATACCATAAAGAATTTAAAATTAGACATTACGCAAGAACAGATAGGTGAAATAACAGATGAAACTTATTTCAACATAAAAATATTATCCCTCAAAGCTAAAAAAGCAATGAATATACTGGACAAAAACGGAATGGAAATTGTTGAGATGTTTTTCCCAAATTGCATGTATTCCTACCTAATGAAAGATAAACAACTTGATTTAGTTGGAATATGTGATAAAATAGAAATTATTGATGGAAAATATTATCCAATAAGTTTTAAAAGTTCAAAACCACCACTTAAAGGCATATGGGACTCCGATGCAATAGAACTAGCTGCAAATGCCATTTTAATTGAAGAAGAATTTGACACAGAAGTTTTTGTAGGATTTGTAAAATATTCAAAAATAGATGATAAACGACCTGTAATTATGGATATGAATCTTAGAAAAGGACTATTTAGTGTATTGAATGAAGTTAAAGAGATTATAATTAATAAAAAAATCCCAAAAGTAAAAATAAATGAAAAAAAGTGTAGAAACTGCGAATATTATGCAATTTGTACAAAAGATTAA
- a CDS encoding CBS domain-containing protein — protein MKDKSSILRKSIKMGSVEHETKVSNKEGEIMAIATKDVISIPPTKSIKDTAKVMMEHEFRRLPIADPGSGKVLGIVTVMDILDFFGGGKKFNIIEKKYEDNFLAAINEPIREIMTRDVICLSNKSSIKDTIETMLSNQIGAIPLVDADDKLAGIVTERDIALSLAGVLTEDVAQDYMSTKVFTTTPGTPIESACKIMVRNGLRRIPIVGGEADISNASKKLLGIVTSTDIIRYLNAKELFDNLNSNAASEVLKNIVSNIMAEDPITVSQTERIGDICALFAEKNIGGVPVTKDDEIIGIITEKDILNAIKTL, from the coding sequence ATGAAAGATAAATCATCCATTTTAAGAAAATCTATAAAGATGGGCTCAGTCGAGCATGAAACAAAAGTTTCTAATAAAGAAGGAGAAATCATGGCTATTGCAACCAAAGACGTGATTTCTATACCTCCAACTAAAAGTATCAAAGATACTGCTAAAGTAATGATGGAACATGAGTTTAGGAGGTTACCAATAGCTGATCCGGGTTCTGGTAAGGTTTTAGGTATTGTTACAGTAATGGATATTTTGGATTTCTTTGGTGGAGGAAAGAAATTTAACATTATTGAGAAAAAATACGAAGACAACTTTTTAGCAGCTATTAATGAACCTATTAGAGAAATTATGACTCGTGATGTAATTTGCCTTTCTAATAAATCTTCTATTAAGGATACTATTGAAACAATGTTATCTAATCAAATTGGTGCTATTCCTCTTGTAGATGCTGATGATAAACTTGCAGGTATTGTAACTGAAAGGGATATTGCATTATCATTAGCTGGTGTATTAACTGAAGATGTTGCACAAGATTACATGTCTACTAAAGTATTTACAACCACTCCTGGAACTCCAATTGAAAGTGCTTGTAAGATAATGGTTAGAAACGGATTAAGAAGAATACCTATTGTTGGAGGTGAAGCTGACATATCTAATGCAAGTAAAAAATTATTAGGTATAGTAACTTCTACTGATATTATTAGGTATCTCAATGCAAAAGAATTATTTGATAACTTAAATTCTAATGCTGCTTCAGAAGTATTGAAAAACATAGTTTCTAATATTATGGCAGAAGATCCAATTACTGTATCTCAAACAGAAAGAATTGGAGATATTTGTGCATTATTTGCTGAGAAAAATATTGGTGGTGTACCTGTAACTAAAGATGATGAAATTATAGGTATCATTACTGAAAAAGATATATTAAATGCAATTAAAACATTATAA
- a CDS encoding HPP family protein, producing the protein MQIKNLMSEDLITVDKDQKLSDGLKLLAKNDISRLPVINTNKDHQRELVGIISERDVADKLGSSRYENMPASRLHISSVMVKDVISVVETMDLADVANLMLENGIGSVPIVSDDDMMVGIVSKADFVTLAVGRAFDKITVKEVMSDSIKAVSSQERLVHARRIMIDSRVGRLPVIDGDELVGMMTSKDVMKAFINFRKNVPEKYQKTQIKEILVEEVMSDNPLSISKDASISEVANTMMDTGYNGLPVVEDDNVIGIITQTDILRLIAKLES; encoded by the coding sequence ATGCAAATAAAAAACTTGATGTCTGAAGATTTAATCACTGTTGATAAGGATCAAAAACTTTCTGATGGTTTAAAATTATTGGCTAAAAATGATATTTCACGTTTGCCGGTAATTAATACCAATAAAGACCATCAAAGAGAATTGGTGGGAATTATTTCAGAAAGAGATGTAGCTGATAAATTAGGTTCTTCAAGATATGAAAATATGCCTGCATCAAGACTTCATATTTCATCTGTTATGGTTAAAGATGTAATCTCTGTTGTTGAAACAATGGATTTGGCAGATGTTGCAAATTTAATGCTGGAAAATGGTATTGGTTCTGTACCTATAGTATCTGATGATGATATGATGGTTGGAATAGTTTCAAAAGCTGATTTTGTAACTCTTGCAGTTGGCAGGGCATTTGATAAAATAACTGTTAAGGAAGTTATGTCTGATAGTATTAAAGCAGTATCTTCACAGGAAAGGTTAGTTCATGCAAGAAGAATCATGATTGATTCCCGTGTAGGCAGATTGCCTGTTATTGATGGAGATGAGCTTGTTGGTATGATGACTTCAAAAGATGTTATGAAAGCATTTATCAATTTCAGAAAAAATGTTCCTGAAAAATATCAGAAAACTCAAATTAAAGAAATTTTAGTTGAAGAAGTCATGTCTGATAATCCGTTGTCTATTTCAAAAGATGCATCTATTTCCGAAGTGGCTAACACAATGATGGATACTGGTTATAATGGATTACCTGTTGTTGAAGACGATAATGTAATTGGTATTATAACCCAAACAGATATTTTAAGACTTATAGCTAAATTGGAGTCTTAA